The sequence below is a genomic window from Lolium perenne isolate Kyuss_39 chromosome 7, Kyuss_2.0, whole genome shotgun sequence.
GTTGCGGAGAGGTGCATAGTACGGTCGTTGTGGCCAAACAAGAAAGGACTGATTTAAGAACAAGATAATAAGTGATAGGGTTGGGGTAGCACCGATCAACGAGAAGCTAGACCAACACCGACTAAGGTGATAGTGGTACTAGAAGGGGAAATGGGCGACCAATGTTGACATGGAATTGACTTGACAAATTCAGGTTGAAAAGACTCTTGTAGTGtgttatataggctttgggctgctAATAGCCCTCGATTCTGCCCTCATCCTGTTGGAGACTGTGCATAACTTCTTCCAAAGCTGCATATTAAAGTATCTCGTAAATGTCACCGTCAAAAAATGAATTGGGctttaggctagccatagtgctagtatcatagctacaaTCATGCACATTGGTctcacaaaaatgctgatgtggcagctaattaaggaggagagaggagattagagtaacataggtagatactgtatcatagcgcatgtcacgagaaaagttaatgccaaacaaatcttgtgcacaaatttacattgagattctaaaaagcaataaatatagcatgactatgatactacttcatgatactaaccactatagagataatatcatacacaagtatcatatgcatgatactactacatgatacttaccactatgatCAGCCTTAGATCATTGATACCAGTTCAGCTCTTCCTCACAGAAAACGTGCAATATATTCATATCATTGGCTCTTAAGCTTGATCTCCTGAACAGACAATGGACGTATTTTTGCTCTTTTATCGATTTCAGCAATGATCGATGAAAGCTTTGTGTTTCCTTCTTTTTTTAATATACCACTTTTGTGCTCTGCCCATCCTCTGAGGGATTGCCGCAGACCGCGAATTTTGTTGTTGAACCCATTCGTGAAATTAAGACTCATATCAGAACATTCAGGTACTAATTGAACTTAAAATGTGTACTCGTGCAATACATCATGTAAACAGAAACTTCACCAAAGAACGACCCTACTAGATTCAGGCAAATTGGCATCAAAGGAAGTTTTCAAATATATATTTATGCATATACAGTATTCCAAGTATTTACAAACTATTTTGTTACAGTGTCAGCAAGCACCCGAAGAAGCACAATCCCACGAGCAACATCCTCACCAAGAACCTCAAATACTCCGAAGAGATGGAATTAGCTCAAATTAGATGCGTTTCTCCGGATATTCGTGTTCCTTTGTGTACAGCAAATTCATAAAAGATTTTTAGTGGCTGATTAGTGCTTTGTTTCGGTTGATGAACTTGTACATCAGGTTGGTCTTTTGCTATCGTCTCTGTAGAGAGGATGTAAATTGATAGTGTACATATGATACTACTACGACAAAACATTCTTGGGCCGGTAAATAGAAGAAATCTTTTAGTGCAGTTGCTGTCGTTGTCGTTCTTTTGATTCTTCCCTTTTATGAAAGATAAACAATTCCAATAATATTAGCAATTGAGCAAAAGGAACacaagaacttttctaaaaaattGGATATTTTAATAAGTACTTCAATATGTTGAATATTCTTATCTTTCACCACTACAGCTTGCTCAATCAAATCACAGAAAAAATGCCTTTTGTGCAATCTATTCGGAATCCTGTCTCATGAGCTTAAAATTAAAAGTTTTACAAGGAAATCATTTCAACATTTAGAAGGCCCTAATGCTGTTATCTTTACTGCTGTAAGAAAATTGGTTGTGAACTTGTGATTGGAAAAAAAAACTCTAATGGATGTATAGGCCATGAACAGTTTCTGCTCATTGCACGATCTTGCAATGCAATACAGTTACAAAGTTACAAACCTTTAAAGGCAGTGTGAAACCTCACATATTTGGCTATGTATGGAATCCAAAAAAAAACTAGACCCATATTTACAGTGACACTGCATAAATAGACCCAAAAATGGAAGGACAAAAGAAGAGTtggttcaaaaaaaaatgaacacTTCCGTGCCATCTTAGTTGTTGTCTTTCTGCTCCTACCGTTGTTGGAAGTTCAACTTCTTAATGCAGAGAGCATACATGAAAGCGAAGAACGCTGCAAAGAGCACGAGCACCGGTGCAACAACTGCCATGAAGTTCCTGTGGTATCCAAAATGATGAGTTATGTAGTAACTGATTGTCTGGTTGGGTTGGCCCGGGACGGTGATGATCTCTTCCATGTCTCCGTATTGTGTCACTATGAGCCCATACACTGTCCATGCCAATGGACAAATCCAGTAGTACCAGATCCACCATTTGGGGATTTTCTGGATAAAGCAAGAACAATATAAGTAGTTGATCTTACGAAAAAAGCAACTGCAGCAGTTGTCTAATATGAGAACACAACTCACCGGCCTCGGGATGAAGAAACCAGAGAAGAGGTTGAAGAGGGAATAGAAAGCTGCGGCGAAGATGGCTGCAACCTCATGGTTTGGTGAGATTGATACAGTCATCATCCCATAATAGGTGAAGTAGAGGAAGGAGAAGTAGGACACAAAGAAGAACCAGAAAAACTTTGCAGCTGTCCACTGGAAGCTCATCATAGCATACACGATGAGGGTGTAATACGAGGCTTGGACGAAAACATAGGGTATCTCCATCACAACCTGAAGCAATAAACAAAGCTTGAGATACCCGAAGAATCTAATGACAACATTACTACTTTAGCTACCACTGTGTTTACTCATAGCCCACTGAACTTGTTTTACATTTACCTGAGCAATGGCATAGGGCATTGCAGAGTACATCCCAGCAGCCCTCTCTCGGTAGAAAACTGTTCTCTCAATTGAAATAATTGGCTGAACGGTTGCGCAATTGTTGATGCCAACAAACATCACTGCTGTGTACATTGCTCCTATGACCATTCTGAGAGTATTGGCATCGCCCCTGCATCCAAAGGTACTAAAACTTCAGCTGCTGGTAAGTTAGGTTTAAAGAATCAAAAATTAATATAAGTACAGTACTTACATCTTGGTGCCAATCTTCCAAAAGATGGAGCCAAGAAGCAAGGCTGTGAACAAAGTGAAAGAAAATCTGACAAGATTGTAATCTGGGCTGCGCCAATAGGTCAGCCAATGCTTCCAGAGGCAGGCTTTGAACTGCCCTATAATGGATTGGGAGTATTCTGTAGGGAAATGCAGATCTGATGTTCCTGGTTCAGGTTGACTTAGCTGGTTCACCAATACCTTGTTTTGCCTGGAAACATAGGCAGTGTATGCCATGAGCCCATGAGATTTTTGCTACGTGAAATGGTATGGCCAGAAAACACAGTAGAGGTCAATGCCACACAAAAAATGATTTATCTTACTTGTACAGATCTGAAGTCTTATAGTAGTCCGCAAAATCCATACTTAGGCGTACTTCTGCAGCAACTGAACTGACCTCAAGCATCCATGTTGCCGGGTTGTACTTGTCTTTGATTTTTGGCACTCCAGGAATTGCCTGATAGTATTGAACAGCAGATCAGGGGGTATACTTTTGTTGTCATTATCCATATGGGATCTGCCACTGAAACGTAAACATCATAATGTAAAATTAAACGTACCTCGAAGTATTCAATCATTTTCTGCGAGTTGCGACCCAGTTTCCCAGAGTATATCACCTGGCCTcctcttttcagtagtagcaactGCACAGAAACACTCGTTATTGTTTAATTGCTGAAAAAGCTGAACTACTACTTAAAGCGATTTTTTTATGATCATTAGTCACCTCATCAAAAGCTTCAAAGATGTCAATGCTTGGCTGGTGAATTGTGCAAACCACAGTCCGCCCAGTGTCGACGGTGTTCCTCACTGTTCTCATGACAATCGCTGCCGCTCTTGCATCAAGACCTGATGTTGGTTCATCCATGAAGATGATCGATGGATTTGCGACAAGCTCTACAGCTATTGTCAACCTCTTTCTTTGCTCTGTTGAAAGCCCTGTGATTCCTGGCAGGCCAACTAAAGCATCCTTCAGATTGTCAAGCTCAACTAGCTCCATAACTTCATCAACAAATTGCTGAAACCATTGAAGCATGTCAGGCATGAGCTTAATAAATTAAACAAAAAAATCTAAATTATATGAACGTTTCTTATCATATTTATGAAATCTCAACATATAGCATTATTTGTCCGGAAAAAAACATGACTTACAATCTTGATTTCATCAGTGATTTCTTGATCACCAATGTTTTCAGGAAGACGCAAGAAGGCAGAGTATATCAAAGATTCCCTAATCGTGACCTGAGGTGAATGAATATCATTTTGCTCACAGTAGCCAGAAATCCTTGCAAATGTTGCTTGGTTCTTGGGATAACCAGAAATTCTTATATCTCCTTCAATGTAACCACCAGTCTTTCTTCCGGCCAAAACATCCATAAGAGTCGTCTTTCCAGCTCCACTGACTCCCATGAGTGCTGTTAGCACTCCAGGCCTAAATGATCCAGTAACCTCACGTAACAACTGGAGCCTATCTTCCGTCACTCCTTCATGTTTCATTTCCTATATCGATACAGAAAAATACCATGAATAAGGTAAGATAAGGAACTTGAAGGATTGCCAACAAAAATTGTGCATAGGTAAACTCACTGCAGGCATGTCAACATAGTAGTTCACATCATCAAAACACATGGATAGAGGGGAGAATGGAAGAACCATTCCTCTTCTTGGAGCAGGTTCATTGCTGCCAACAGACATCACTCGTGAAATCCCATTTGATGAACTATTGCTCAGACGAGCACTTAAATGCATCTCTTTCATTTCCTCTGAAACAATGACAGTACTAGTCATGAATTTTAGAAACTTTTACTTACATTCATATTTAGATATTACTCCAGGTAGAATTGCTTACTGTTACTGGAACCATCCTTTGATTTTGTGCTGCCATTTCTTTTTGTGCTGCCATTTCTTACTGTCTCTCTTGGGAGCCCATTGCTTTCTGCTTCCTTTGCAGTTTCTTCAGATATAACAGCTTGTGGTTTTCCCATAGCTAACAATTAAAGAAAAAGTGGGTCACATACTGATCCAAATTTATGATCCGAACTCAGAAGGCACTAAGATTAATTTTTCAATACTTACGATTCAGATACGTTAGGGACAGAGTGAAGAGTACATTGAAGAAGATGGTGAAACCTAACAGCCCTGCTGCTCCAATCCAGAACCAGTTTTTATCAGTAAAGATGTTAGCGCTTTCTAGCATAGCCATACCTAGTCTTTTAGGAACACCATTCTTGTCCTATCAACATGAACACAGCTTGTTAGAAAAGCATGGACGTCAACCAGTGAAAGAGCAGTGCTGTAGGGGGCTAACCATTACAAACTTGTTCATCCACCGAGGAGAATAGAATTCATTCACTGCTAGAGCATTATATCCATACACCAGTGGTGAAATCCAATAGCCCCAGATCCACCATTCTGGAATGTAGTCTGTCAACAACAGAGCAAAGTACTAGTCAGCAAAGCTGTATCTAAAGAAAGAATGTGAAGTGAAAATGAGCAAGATAAGTATCTGACCTTTTGGGAGAAGAAAACCTCCAAGAACAAAGAAGATGAGAAGGAAGAGGGCTCCTCCGGTTTGAGCTATGATCATGGATCTGCATAAGCCAGCAATAGCTCTGAAAAGACCGCCGGCCATCTGCTGGATCAAGAACACTAGTAGCAACTGCTTGAAAAATCTGCGCAGACAGATGGCAATTTAACGGCCACAGAACTGACAGTTCTTGATTCATGAAACGAAGGTTGTATATTCCATATGTACCTGTCAGCCTCTGGGGCAAATCCCATAGTGTAGTATGTGATAACCACCCAGACTATAGACTCGATGATGGAGAAGGGGATTCTGAGGACGACATTTGGTAGCGTAAAGATCCAAGCAGGGTAGAAGAGGAGGTCACGGTGCTTGTAGAACACCGGCAACCTTGTGATGGTCAAAGAGAGCTCAGCAAAACCATTGAACATGTTCACAATCAGAGTAAAAAGCAGTGCTCCAATGTAGACAAAACCGTCATCCAAATTCCTTGTGTGCATTTGGGTCCTTAGAAACACCGTTGACGCGATAAGGGCTACAATGATGAGCTTTGGAGTTCACGTAGAAACATCGTCAAGTCATCTGCATTGTGGATTTTAAGAAGTGGAAATACTAGATGGGAAAAGTATGCCCACCTGTATGGTCTTGAagatgtacacaaatgaattgcgCTTTATGAGGAGCCACTCCTTGTCAAAGGACGCCTTGAGGAGCTCTCGAGTTGACACCGAGTGCTTGGAAAAGACAAGGGCAGCCTGATGACTGCGGTTCTTGTCAAATGGCACGGAGAGATGGTTCTCGAGTTGTAGCCCAACATGAAATCGTTTAAACATCTGAGCGAATTCCGAGACTGAAATATAACGGTACGGCATTTGTTTGTCAGCCCAGTATTGCTCCTGATCCTTCTTCGATGTCACCTGAGAAATAATACAGGACGCGATGCTTTCAtgtaaatcagaaaatgaaacttTCAGGAACATGTTAACTAGGCTAGTGTGTGGTGTTACCTCCTGAAGAAAGTCTGCGGTGCCCTTGCGCTCTGGGCAGCGAAAGCCGCAGGAATCAAAGAATTCAAGGACATGCTCGCGTGGTCCCTGATAAACAATCTGGCCTTCTGACAGCAGGATGATGTCATCAAACAGCTCAAAGGTCTCAGGGGCTGGCTGAAGGAGGGACATGAGGATTGTGGCCTCGCCCAAGTGCACAATCTGCTGCAAACATTTGACAATCTGGAAGGTGGTGGAGCTGTCCAACCCAGTCGATATCTCATCCATGAACAACACCTTTGTCGGACCAACAATCATCTCTCCTGCAATGCAAATGGGCAAATTGATTTCAAAGATCATGAATCCAGGCAATGTTCTGATAACCCAAGGAGTTCATCAACatattattattatatcttttttATTATAAAGTAACCTGACAGGGTCTCTGCCTTTTCAATTAAAAATAAACCGAAACAGTTTGGCAACAAGCAATCTCATGCAGAGATTTTAACTCTCGGCACAAAATCCACCTAAAACGGTTTGAAATGTTTTCTTTTTTATTAGTTCAAACGGTTGCTTTAGCAATGCTACACATTTCTAATATAAAGAAAGGAGCTGCTTTCGAGCTTCAGTTATGCAGAAATGTATTTTATTTTTCATAAAATTGGCAGGAAAGCTTGGCTTATCAATAAGAACGAATGCAACATGCAATGTAAAGACAATATGTTCAGGCCGAGCGAGTCTTGTTTTTAGTAAAGAGGAACAAGCCGAAGAAACCGCTGACGCAGGAATGCAGCAAGTAGCAATACATGTAATATGCAAGCTTGGTGCAAGTATAACTTCCATTGTGTCAGTAAACCATTCTGTAATGCCAGTGCCATATCCTCCCCAGCAGCAATTTTCGGCCATATCTTATTTCCCTGCACTTCTGGTCCGTTGTCAAGCAGTACGACATAGGCTGTATGTATCTATATAGCAACATGGCACATCAGGGTCATGGTCATGGTTAGTTGCTCTAGGGAGTTGGATCGTAGCGTTCGGTCGTACACTTGATGAAGAGGAGAGACTGATAGAGTGGCAACGACCATCCAACAACTGTACGTACATGCAATGGCGGTACGCTAATGGCTGCGTCCCTCCCAACCAAACGCTCATGCCCCTTAACACGTGGACCTGAGCACAGCGGCACCGTTCATCAGTAGGAACCACAGGACGTGACAGGGGAGCTGAATATACGTGTGGGCACATAGTCCTGTATAAACACCAACATGTTCGGCAAGTCCTTCTCAGAGAAGGACATTCTAATCTTCGCATAGATACAGATTAACGCCGGCGCCACCTGTCGCTGCGCTCTAAACCAGAAAGAAAGAGACAATGCTGGAAGCAGTAGCTCAATCTTCTATTCGCCCTCTCTATCAATGAAAAAGGCAAATCTTTTGTCTCGTTTTAAAGAAATAATCTTATATTCTTCTTCATGACGTACCCATGAAACAAGCATGACACGACGACGAGATGGTTAAGTTTACCTGTGGTGACGCGCTTCTTCTGGCCACCGGATATGCCCCTCTGCATCTGGTCGCCGACGATGGTGTCCGCGCATATGTCCAGCCCCAGTATCTGCTCCCCACACACAAAGAACACAAACCGGATCAGTCAAAAAAACAACAGCTCGTTAGGCTAGCACGTCCACATCCGTCGCAATCAGGGCAATGACAGTACTAGCATTTCGTTAACCGAAGTCAGACTGGGGGTGGTAGATGCGTCGAAAGCAACCGTTACCCGCCATGGAGGGAAAGGCAGCAGATTCGGCCGCGCATAGCAGCGAACAGGTCATGGGCATGGCGTGGCATGATCTCACAGTGAGCTAGGGGTGCGATGTGCCGATCCGGCGACGCCATCGGCATCATCGTCGGGCCGAGTTGGTGGCTGGCACCGGCGGCGTGCGCCCAACAACCCCCAGTCCCCGCAAAGCTAGGCACAGCCAGgccccaccggtggtggatgtggCTGTCCCGAGCTGGTGAAGGGAGAAAATGGAGTAGCAGCAGAGTGGTAGTCAACAAAGGAGGTGAGCTGACCAACTCCCTGCCTACTCATTACCGACTTCTGCTGTTGCCACCACTCGAATGCTTATCCTGGCTCAACTTCAACCACTGCTACTAGTCTACTGCTCACTCCATTGCTGGTCTGGTCAGGTGTGCGTGTCGACTGTCGTCGTGGAGATGATCGCCGTCGGTGATTTTTTTCCCTCGGTGTGGAGTGCGGACGGTGTGCCGCCACATGTCACCACGCCTATCTCTCCTTTGTGATGTGCTGTGCAGTCCATCTTCGATGGACGTTTTTTTCTTTATGCAGTAAAACCCTGGCCATGATCGAGAAAGCGAAAACTTTTGAATTCGATGCAGTTTTGCCACTATGGTAACGTGTTGTCGCTT
It includes:
- the LOC127313129 gene encoding ABC transporter G family member 42, producing the protein MDKVWDSGRRMSRSIGRGMGMETWGVDEAFLHGSGGGSRRGGSRGGGARDDDEEALRWAAIERLPTYSRMRTSILSAEAAAAAEAQADAQGKQQYREVDVRRLAVGERQGFIERVFRVAEEDNQRFLQKLRDRIDRVGIELPTVEVRFEHLTVQAQCHVGSRALPTLLNTARNVAEGALGLLGLRLGRQATLEILRDVSGAVRPSRMTLLLGPPSSGKTTLLLALAGKLDPTLRCGGEVAYNGFPLAEFVPQKTAAYISQTDVHVGEMTVKETLDFSARCQGVGTKYDLLTELSRREKEAGIRPEPEVDLFMKATSMEGVESSLQTDYTLRILGLDICADTIVGDQMQRGISGGQKKRVTTGEMIVGPTKVLFMDEISTGLDSSTTFQIVKCLQQIVHLGEATILMSLLQPAPETFELFDDIILLSEGQIVYQGPREHVLEFFDSCGFRCPERKGTADFLQEVTSKKDQEQYWADKQMPYRYISVSEFAQMFKRFHVGLQLENHLSVPFDKNRSHQAALVFSKHSVSTRELLKASFDKEWLLIKRNSFVYIFKTIQLIIVALIASTVFLRTQMHTRNLDDGFVYIGALLFTLIVNMFNGFAELSLTITRLPVFYKHRDLLFYPAWIFTLPNVVLRIPFSIIESIVWVVITYYTMGFAPEADRFFKQLLLVFLIQQMAGGLFRAIAGLCRSMIIAQTGGALFLLIFFVLGGFLLPKDYIPEWWIWGYWISPLVYGYNALAVNEFYSPRWMNKFVMDKNGVPKRLGMAMLESANIFTDKNWFWIGAAGLLGFTIFFNVLFTLSLTYLNPMGKPQAVISEETAKEAESNGLPRETVRNGSTKRNGSTKSKDGSSNKEMKEMHLSARLSNSSSNGISRVMSVGSNEPAPRRGMVLPFSPLSMCFDDVNYYVDMPAEMKHEGVTEDRLQLLREVTGSFRPGVLTALMGVSGAGKTTLMDVLAGRKTGGYIEGDIRISGYPKNQATFARISGYCEQNDIHSPQVTIRESLIYSAFLRLPENIGDQEITDEIKIQFVDEVMELVELDNLKDALVGLPGITGLSTEQRKRLTIAVELVANPSIIFMDEPTSGLDARAAAIVMRTVRNTVDTGRTVVCTIHQPSIDIFEAFDELLLLKRGGQVIYSGKLGRNSQKMIEYFEAIPGVPKIKDKYNPATWMLEVSSVAAEVRLSMDFADYYKTSDLYKQNKVLVNQLSQPEPGTSDLHFPTEYSQSIIGQFKACLWKHWLTYWRSPDYNLVRFSFTLFTALLLGSIFWKIGTKMGDANTLRMVIGAMYTAVMFVGINNCATVQPIISIERTVFYRERAAGMYSAMPYAIAQVVMEIPYVFVQASYYTLIVYAMMSFQWTAAKFFWFFFVSYFSFLYFTYYGMMTVSISPNHEVAAIFAAAFYSLFNLFSGFFIPRPKIPKWWIWYYWICPLAWTVYGLIVTQYGDMEEIITVPGQPNQTISYYITHHFGYHRNFMAVVAPVLVLFAAFFAFMYALCIKKLNFQQR